TGAATTTGACAAATTGAGTTGGATTACAGTTGCaccaaatatttaaattttatgttGTTTCTTATTACAGAAACaggtgaataaatataataatagtcTAATAACCTGCTTTGACCCCCAAGTGTGAAGGGCTTTGGCCTGACATTAAACTTGTGTTCAAAATAGCCAAGGTCCTGCAAGACATAAGAAGGGAGGAAGGAGAGTTTAGAGAGCCAGTTAGTGGttgacagaaagagagcagaAGTCCTCTTAGGTCTGACATTTCTTACCTAAAGACATCTGGACTAAGCCAACTCAGTTAAACCTAACTGAGTAAACCAGAACTATACCTTTGTATGAAATTcacttcctttatttatttttctctctccaatCCAAAAAGCATAAATTTGCAACACCTTGAATAGATTATTTGCTGTAAACCTGGATTGGGTGGTCCTCAGCTATCTAGAAGGACCTAGGACAACTTCTGGCCCAATAGAAGATATGTTATAACACACGTGTTAGAGTTCAAGCAGGTTAATCCAGGATGAAGACAGACTAGTGAGGTTCTATAGCTTTTCTAGATCGTCAGACTGTCACTCACCCATTGGGCCTGTCATGCACCAAGCCACAGATTTGTCCATGCAGGGCATCCTGGATGTTGCCCTTAGAGTAGAGGCCTATGGGACTGTTGTAAGAAGAGCTCACCACCTGCCTTTTGTCATCCAGGTTGGCAGCAGCCACAAACGGCTGTGCTCTTCTGTTATGGCCTGTGCCTACTGGCTTAAACCCCTGTACGTttggacacatacacacactgcatgctgAAGCATTACACCGACTGTACGTTTTTTGAGGCAAAATCACAACATAACAGTTTCCTTTTACAAGTTTAAATCTTTGCTGATATTCATGATTATCTGTTGCTTTTTAATCTACTTTACAGAATGATGTAGAATAACAAATACATCAAAATTAATATTTCTTTCACTGCAAGATATTCATTCTGCTCACACAtatcttattcattcattcattcattcattcattcattcattcattcattcatttatggtCATGGTGGGTCTGAAACCAATGGGCCATTCACATGGCAGtataaacacattcacacacttattaaCATCTACAGACAATTTAACATGTCCACTTTACCCACTAGCTTATGAGAAACTGGAACTACAGTATAAATTAGTTTAAGTTAGCACAGACTGTGTTACACACTGTACCATCCTGCCTCTTATTCCCTTTTTAAATAAGAGTAAACACATTCTATCCACCATTTGTGTCTTAGTAATGATGCATGGTGCATAATCACTGAATCAATGTGGATGTTTCTTATTTAGTTTtagtataaataaatcatatttattcagtcctatttaattatttgaattatatactatccatattttataaaaaaaaaaaaaaatgacattgttAGTGAAGTTTAGATTATTAATACCTAATAAATGGTTCATCTGTTTTTTCTCTGATTAGTGGGAACAGTAACAGCAAAAGCTCATAGACTACAAACTGTCCTGGTGAACAATGCAACAGCAGGATTCTATATTTTTCAAttctataattttatttaaaatatttaaataaataacattgtgTGGTCCTCAGCTAtgtctataaaaaaaactaagaatCTCAGGtgacaacaacagcaacaacaaaacatcattCAGAAAGCAGGTGGAGAAAAATACTCTTCCAATTTCTGCAATTATTAAAAGATCCAGAAGACAAATATTGTTAATGAAATGTAGAAGATTTCTTTATCAGGAATTGCATCTCCCtctataaaaaaagacaatttttgGATCTCTTATATATGTGTTATGTAAAGACATGAGCCATGACCTCTGAAAAGCAATTATTGCTTATTAATCTAGAGAGGGTTAATTGGCTATCTCCAAACAATTTGAAAATAAGGACTGTTTACAAATGGAAAGTAGCATTTTAGACATTTGTCCTTTTCAGGAATCGGCATCGTAGCAGATTCATTCAAAAGGGCAGAACATTAATGCTCAGAGATATAAAGTACAACTCATGAGCTGCAGAATGTGATTTACAGGCCTCTGTACTGTCTACCGCTTTCATTTACCCATGactgtcatttaaaatgaaattagcCATAGTTTTAAACTAGACTGGAATtctaaatattttgtgtggtcCATGTTGGTTTTATATGCTGCTAACAATACACAATGCTCTGTGTCTGGATTCCATTAGTCTGAGGTGGGCAATCATGCTGGTGCAGTTTTGACAGCCCAGAAGACATACTGTTCCCTTTAAAAAGTCTCATTTTTTTCACCAGTTTCTAATCTATGATTTAGTAATGAAACAATTTCCAAACAAATTGAAGGGGATATGACAAAATGATGGGGGGAGTCTTTTTAAGGTTTTTGCTTTGAGGTGATAAAAGTGGAAATTAGAGAAAATTAGTGgttataaaatgaaattgatAGAAAAAGCATGCATGCACAGCACAAGTCTGGATCTGTCTAGAAGATGTCTCTGAAATAAATATCCAGGCACTTAAAAAAATTTTGTGGGTTCTCTTAGCAAAGAGTAAGACTACATTGCTTGTAAATCAACAAACACTCCAATACATCAAATAAACTAGAGCAATAAGAGTAATGGCAATCAAACTCTTTCATATTTCTTATGAACTTAAACATTCAAAAGGAAATACTCAGAGAAgcctgtgtgttacaggtgaaAGCAGAAAGGCATGGTTGCACATATGGCTCTATGCTGCTTTCCTTGTTAATATTACTTGTTGCTCTGCTTCCAGGTTGACTTTGAATGGGTGTGCTTTGCCTTCCTCCATGACTTGTGGTGACCAGAGTTTGGTTTCAGGCCTgtaagacatacagtacagtgaactGATAAGATCTATTTGTAAGAAGTTAAGTAAGGAGATGAATTGCATCCAGGCTCTAACCTCTATCGGCAAACATCGAAAGGGCAACAAGGGCTTTATTATATCTAACAAGCACTGGTTGTGCAATCAATCATCAGCCATGCTCATCTTTTCTCACTTTTGGTACGATTTAGTACATGATCCAATAAaacaagtgtaaaataatgACAGGAAAGGTACAGATTGTAACCTGATACAAACCTGTAGTTTAGCTGTGAATCAAAGTGAAAAGAATTAATGCTGTTATTATTCTCACCTCTCTATTTTGAGGCTGAGCTGATTACTGGTGTCTTTTATCTTGTTTTGGGCCTCAGCGTGAGTCATTCCCTCTGTTGGGACTCCTTCAATAGCCAGGATGACATCTCCTGGGCACAGGTTGACCTGTGAGGCCTTACTGCCAGGAGTCACCtaaaaacagtgtttaatgGTGTACTTAAACATTGTAAAGCCGCACCACGAGGTAAGATTCTTGGAAAAATCCTAAGAGAAAGAACTCATGAAcagaattatattttatagttaTCACTTGACTCTTCTATGCAGAAAGTCGTCTATAAATAGTGAAGTGCATGTGTCAATTGAAGTGTAGTATCACCCGCAGCTCGACCCATTGGTGGCTCGCTGATCTAACCTCTGTGGCATTCACTGCACTCTAGCAGATCTGTCTCTGCTTCATTAATGGATCCTGACATCATTCCTTACTTGTCTCATCCTTCACTCTTCTTATCCCTGACCAGCTCATTTCCCAGGTATTTTTCTTCCCCTGcagacatttatctcatttgtcTGATGTGTTGGTCTTCTACCTGAGGCTATGACTAATCTGGATTGATAAGGTCCTACTCCCTATCATCTTTCAGCACTGTGCCTCTCCCCAGAGGGATTTAAATCATGTCTTGGCAACTAATGAAGACCAGAGGGTTTGGTTTCTCgttgttggtgttaatgtcTGAAACATTTTTGAGGTTTTTATTTTGATCTCTTGATTTATTAGCTGAAGATAGCATCGCATAAAACTGGGCTATCATCATCTGCTCACCAGACCAGAGATTTTGATGAGGCGGGCTTTTATAAGCCAAGCTGTATTTGCTGTATTGAAGGTGGGATGTTGACTGTGAATGCGGCATTGTTAAACACTTTATTGCAAACACCTGGTACTATTGCGATGGCTGAAGGTGAAGATATTTGCTCTAAAAATGTGCATCAACATCACTTTAGAACAAACAACGAAAATAAGCTCGATCCCATGGCACCGCTTTAACAAATGACCAACACAGATTTCTCAGATGCAAATGAGGATATAGAGCAGCTGCAATCAAGCACTGTAAATAccatagacaaacacaaaggACCTTTTTGTTTGTACAGAGCACCTGTTGTCTGGGGTCAGACTTCAGACTTAAACAATGTAAGAAATACAACATAACAAATAGACATCTTGGTCCAGACTAAGAGCATGCAACATTTTAAACTATGTCATCATGACAGATGAGCTGGCACTTGATATTACAGCATGAAAAGGGAGAAGGAATTTGTCGTGGACTCATGGTTGTCATacgcttttcttttcttttcttttaatttttcttttcttttcattttcctttccttttcttttctcgcACATTATTTCTTGTATTTATGTAGGTTGATATAACAAGAAAGCTAAAGTAAGGTTGCTGCCTACGCAAAGTTGAAGGTTTCCATGATGTCAACACAAAAGCATGTGTTAAAAACCACTCCGTTttcttttttgggttttttgttgAAAGAAGCAGCACAGTTATGTCAATTAGACACATTATATTTGTGATCATGTTACGTCAGCTTCTTACAGTTATGACTCACTGTTAACTCTCATAGTCCTTATGAATACTGTTTTCTTTGAATCTATCTTCCACTTGACTGTCAGTAAATACTGCAAGGAAAAGCATAAGACTGAAAGAATTCTGTCTGCTAAAAGCATCTGTCTAACTAACCACATACTCTATTATTCTATTGCATAATAGAATCTTATGCTTACCTGTTGCtgttttttcagtattttcataCACAATTTATAAAATGAAGCCACTGTTCTGGGTTTATCATTTATGATTTAATCACAGTCATATAATTAGTATTCCCTAGCCATATTTCAAGTGCAATGGAATTCAACTAAACTTGGACaaagttgaatgaatgaaaaccagGTCTCATGCTGCCTCAGTCACTTTTCATTATACTATTCATTATGCAGTCTTTATACACTGTTAGGCCATCAAAGCCTATGAATGGTGCATTGTGTAGGAGGTATAAAAATCACCAGCTGTCACATGAGATGAGAGTTTTAATAGAATGAATCTGAACTATGCAACGATTATGTTACAAATTATGAATGTATACCACTACAGTTATTGTCAAACATAAAGCTCTATTATCATGAACACAGGGTTACACAGCCTCAAAAAAGTGTTATAGATCTACACAAATGTGATCATTTGATGTGGTAAGTCAGCACCTGTCTGATACTAGAAATAAGGAAACAGTTTAGTgatgctaaaaaataataatgttaaaacaaaaataaagatttgcTGTTCATACCACTAAGTAAAATAGTTTATTAGGTTTATATAGCAGATTTCACACCTTATTGCATGTACATTATGTCATTGCAATATTACACAGAATTAATCgatacattacactacactgatGTCAATGTAACATGTGACTAACCCACAGTGAGTAACAGCAACTGTATTTCAACTGCAGACAGACGGTATGACAGCAGCAGTCACTTATACATATTCACAGCTGCAAGGAGTTACTCAGGAAAAACTCGAAATTCCTCAATGTACGAACAGGATGACGTTAGAGTAACTGTATCTACTTCCCTTAGTTAACCTTTCACCTTTCAGGGATTTCCTTTAGCAGATGGTTAGGGGGCTGTGGGTTTGAGGGATTAACAAATCACTAAGCAACAGGTGTGGAGAAGCACTCTGGAGacagtttttgtgtgtatgtttgtgtgtgtgtgagtgtgtgagtgtgtttgtctgtgtgagtgtgtttgggtgtgtgtgtttgggtgtgtgaggggggcatgattttatttttcagcagggtCCAAATATTCCCTCAAGAACAGGACAGGAATTCCCGACAGTTTGACCTTGTGGAGGCCGTcgagaatttatttatttatttttttgtttgtttgtttgtttgttttcattatcCAAAATTTCTTTTTGGTAACTGATGGTAAAGATAGGGTTACGTTTAATTTTAGGcgcaattattaattaattaattagctaTATTAAATTGATATCAGTGGAAGGTCttcacaagagagagagagagagagagagagagagagagagatagtccTCCACTATATTTAGTAGTACCATGAGTGTGGACAATCCACACTTTTCCAGGGTAATGAATGTTATGAAAACCAGCCAGAAAAGTTTATATTCATGAAAAGTGGAGGCATGAGTGACTGATTCATCATCTGAAATCTAAGCAGCATGGGTTCAACATTGCGTATGTTAAACATTGAtggtataaaaacattttaaaagtggGTTGTTTTAACTTAAAGAGGATGGCATTAATTGACAACCCTGCTGTCCATTTATTCAAATAGTTTTCTGATGAAACTGCTGCTAGATTTTAAGAtggagtgtgttttttttaatgtaagctACTCTTGCATACactttatgacatttttattgACACTATACTCTATAACTCTTTTAGATTTTCTTATATCACCATACTTTATATTCTCACTCCCCTAATGTGGACCATTGCAATGTCACAGATATcactttaaagtaaatggtCTGTATGATATCAAAAATTGCAAAATatatacactgctctacataaacatatacagtCACACTTCATGTGGCTCAGATCTATGTTCTCCATATGTTTTCCAGCTCTTTGGCTTCACACATCTCAGCTGTGTCACGTCCAGGACTTAAAGAGAAAAGCTGtattgtttttcagtttaaccCACTGGTTTCTCCTGCCTGTGCCTCTGCAGCCCAGCACATCTAAGGCATTCCTATCTCTGTAAGCCTCTCAACCCCTGCTGGAGTGTGTGATGAAGCCCAGACTGTAGCAAAGTGTCCGCTTATTATCACTCACCCTGGTGATGGTTAGAGGTTGGTTGAAATCTTTGCCACCACACAGTCGAAATCCCCATGGGGCAGGCCCTTGTAGTAGCACGTTCTGCGGCATGTCT
The Tachysurus vachellii isolate PV-2020 chromosome 13, HZAU_Pvac_v1, whole genome shotgun sequence genome window above contains:
- the pdlim3b gene encoding PDZ and LIM domain protein 3b isoform X1; amino-acid sequence: MPQNVLLQGPAPWGFRLCGGKDFNQPLTITRVTPGSKASQVNLCPGDVILAIEGVPTEGMTHAEAQNKIKDTSNQLSLKIERPETKLWSPQVMEEGKAHPFKVNLEAEQQGFKPVGTGHNRRAQPFVAAANLDDKRQVVSSSYNSPIGLYSKGNIQDALHGQICGLVHDRPNGGKPLTSIEDSDVYRMLQEDHETPHEPRQSGSFKALQGYIESDGTKPLVTRSVKAPLTKPQGASGTLQKLPLCDKCGNGIVGTVVKARDKFRHPACFVCSDCGMNLKQKGYFFVEGQLYCETHARLRMRPPEGHDLVTVFPNA